The Candidatus Limnocylindrales bacterium nucleotide sequence TGCCGGTGATGGCGGACGAGATCGTGTCGGCGATCGCAGCTGGGCCGGGAGGTCGCTACGTGGACGCGACCGTCGGTGAGGGCGGTATGAGTGAACGGCTGCTGGAGGCCTCATCGCCCGATGGAATGGTGGTGGCGGTGGATTGGGACGAGGACGCGCTGGCGCTCTCGCGCGCCCGCCTCGCCCGCTTCGGTGACCGCGTCCGCTTCGTCCGCGATTCCTTCGCCAATCTGCGCGACATTCTTCCTTCGGTGGGCTGGAACGGCGGCGCCGACGGCATCATCGTCGACCTCGGCGTCTCCACGCTGCAACTGGGCAAGGACGTTCGCGGCTTCTCGTTCCAGGTCGACGACGCGCCGCTGGACATGCGCATGGACCAGCGCGGACCCGTCACCGCCGCCGATCTCGTCAACGAACTCGAAGAAACCGAGCTGGCCGACACCATCTATCGCTACGGCGAGGAGCACGCCTCGCGCCGTATCGCGCGCACCATCGTGGCGCGGCGACGAAACGGCCCGCTGCGAACTACCGGCGACCTGCGCGCGGCCGTGCGCGCCGCCGGCGTCAAGAGCCGGCCGGGACACGATCCGGCCACGCGAACCTTTCAAGCGCTGCGAATCGCGGTCAACCGCGAGCTCGAGCAGCTCGAGTCGCTGCTCGACCGCGGCTGGGAGCTGCTCTCGCCGGGCGGTCGCCTCGCGTTTCTGACCTACCACTCGCTGGAGGACCGGATCGTCAAGCAGGCTTTCGCCAAATGGTCGTCGAGCTGTCTGTGCCCGCCGCGCCAGCCCATGTGCAACTGCGGATGGACGGCCAGGGGCCGCATGGTCACTCGCGGCAAGCAGAAGCCGAGCGAAGAGGAGGTTGCACACAACCCGCGCGCGCGAAGCGCGGGCCTCCGTGTCATAGAGAGGCTCGCGCCAACGGCGCAGCCGCAGCCGGACATGCACGTGAAGGACGCCGACCGATGAATGCCGCGCGCAACAGCGCCGTGGCCGTCTCTTCGACCCGTCACGGAACCGCCGACTTTCTCGAGCTCGTCACCCGCACGGCAACTCTGGACCCGGAAGAGCGCGGGCTGCGGCGCCGACTGGTTCTCCTTCTGTGCCTGTCGGCCGTGCTGCTGGCCGGGCACGTGTGGGTGAGGATGCAGGCGCATGCGCTCGGGTATCAGTCGGATGCGCTGGGCCGCATCGTCAATCGCCTCGACCAGGAGCGCATGGAGCTGGAGATGGCGGCTGCGCGCGAGTCCAGCCCTGCGCTGCTGGCGGTGCGTGCGCGCGAGCTCGGCATGCAGAAGGCAGGCCTCGGCCAGCTGCGCCGCCTCGAGCCCGATGCGAAGCCGTGAGCGCCGGCGCCCCGTGATCGACCGCCACGACCTCCAGCCCCGCCGCCATCGCGATGCGAAGCCGTAACCGTTTCAGCCTCAAGCTGCGGGTGGTCGCCGGCATCTGTCTGCTCGGCGGCGCCAGCATCGTCGGGCGCATGTACGACCTGACCGTCCGGCGCGGCGAGGAGCTGCGTGCGACCGGCGAGCAGGAGAAGTGCCAGGACAAGGTCCGCATGGCCTATCGCGGGCCGGTCGTCGACCGCAACGGGGTCGTGCTCGCCACCACGGTGGCAGCCTCGATGGTCTCGCGCGAAAGCCGCTACGTCTACGACCCTTCGCACGCGCCCCTGATGGCGCCGCTGCTCGGCCAGGACGTCAAGGCGCTCGACAAGCTCCTTCGCGAGGGAAGAGGCTTCAAATGGATCTCCAAGGGAGTCGACGAGGACACGGCCACCGCCATCCGCAACCTCAACATCAAGGGCATCGGCATCCAGGCCAGCCAGGAGCGCAGTTATCCGCAGGGCGCCACCGCCGCCCACATCATCGGCTTTGCTGGTCGTGACTCGGTAGGCCTCGAGGGCATCGAGAAGCTCTTCGACACCGAGATCCGCGGCGAACCGATCACCGCCCACGTGTGCATGGACATCCATGGCGGCGTCTTCCTCAACACGAGCGAAGACACCGGCATGAATCGCGGCGCCACGGTGCACCTGACGCTGGATGCCACGCTGCAGAGCATCGCCGAGGCCGAGCTCAACAAGCAGGTGGCCGAGCATCACGCCACAGCCGGCGCGGTGGTGATGCTGGATCCGAAGACGGGCGAGATCCTGGCGCTGGCCAACGCGCCCACGTTCGATCCGAACGACGTCGATGCCAGCCCGGTCTCGGCGCGCCGCAACCGCATCGTCACCGACCTGTTCGAGCCGGGGTCGACGATGAAGCCGTTCGTGGTCGCGGCGGCAATGGACGCGGGCATCATCCAGTTCGAAGACAAATTCTTCTGCGAGAACGGCCGCTTCAAGGTCGAAGGCTGGCACAAGCCGATCCGCGATCATCACGCCTACGGCTGGCTCAGCACCACCGACGTCATCCGCGTCTCCAGCAACATCTGCTCGGCCAAGATCGGCATGATGCTGGGCCCGCGCCGCCTCTACGATTACCTGGTCGCCTTCGGCTTCGATCGTCCAACCGGCATCGAGATGCCCGGCGAGCGCAAGGGCCTGGTGCTGCCGCCCGAGAAGTGGCGCGCCATCCACACCACCACCATCAGCTTCGGCCAGGGCATCAGCGTCACCGCGCTGCAGCTGGCGACCGCCTACGCGGCCATCGCCAACGACGGCGTGCGCATGCAGCCGCGCATCGTGCGCAAGGTCACCGATCAGTACGGATCGGTCATGAAGTACTTTCCGCTCCAGGAGGAGCGGCGGGTGGTCAGCGCCGAGGTCGCGCGGCAGATGCGCACGATGATGTCGACGGTGGTCAGCGCCCAGGGCACGGCGGCGCGCGCCCAGATCGAAGGCGTCTCGGCTGCGGGCAAGACCGGTACTGCGCAGAAGGCCGAGCGCGGCGGCTACAGCGCTGACCGGTGGCTCGCCTCGTTCGCGGGGTTCTTGCCCGTCGAAGAACCTCGTGCCGTGATCGTCGTGATGATCGACGAACCAAAAGGGACCGTCCACTACGGCGGATTGATCGCCGCTCCCGTCTTCAAGGCCATCGCCGAGTCGAGCCTCGACTACCTGGGAATCGAGCGCGAGCTGCCCGCTCCCACCGACGAGCTCGACAAGCTGTTCGAGAGCGGCGACGAGCAGATCTTCGAAGCGTCTTCGGCGCCAACCTCCACGATTCCTCAGGGCAGCGGCCGCATGCCCGATGTGCGCGGCATGCCGCTGCGCTCGGCAATGCGCGCGCTTGCCGACTGCAACTGCGAGGTGCGCGTGGAAGGCCACGGCTTCGTCGTCGCCAGCGAGCCGGCCGCCGGCGACGCGCTTCCGCCCGCAACACCCGTGTCGTTGAAGCTTTCCGGAACGCTATGAGCGCCGCCGTCATGGCCCTGGGCCATCTGGTCGAGCGCGCTAGGCAGCGCGGCCTCGCGGCAGAAGCTCGTGGCGGCGCCTGCGCCGGCGTCGTGGTCGAAGGGATCAGCAACGATTCGCGCAAGGTCGGACCGGGGCACGTCTTCGTGGCGATGGCCGGCACGCGCGAGGACGGCGGCAAGTACATCGACGCCGCGCTCGCCGCCGGCGCCGTTGCCGTCGTCTGCACCGCGCAAAACGCCCGCCGGGATGCCCTCTGCATCGTCGTCGACGATCCCCACTGGGCGGCAGGCGTGCTGGCTTCCGCGTTCTACGGCGATCCCTCCGAGGCGATGGACGTGGTGGCCGTCACCGGCACCAACGGCAAGACCAGCTGCACCTATCTTCTCGAGAGCGTCTGGAAGACGGCCG carries:
- the rsmH gene encoding 16S rRNA (cytosine(1402)-N(4))-methyltransferase RsmH; this encodes MSEEKKSRLAHSPTDSGGDRDRLGRHLPVMADEIVSAIAAGPGGRYVDATVGEGGMSERLLEASSPDGMVVAVDWDEDALALSRARLARFGDRVRFVRDSFANLRDILPSVGWNGGADGIIVDLGVSTLQLGKDVRGFSFQVDDAPLDMRMDQRGPVTAADLVNELEETELADTIYRYGEEHASRRIARTIVARRRNGPLRTTGDLRAAVRAAGVKSRPGHDPATRTFQALRIAVNRELEQLESLLDRGWELLSPGGRLAFLTYHSLEDRIVKQAFAKWSSSCLCPPRQPMCNCGWTARGRMVTRGKQKPSEEEVAHNPRARSAGLRVIERLAPTAQPQPDMHVKDADR
- a CDS encoding penicillin-binding protein, producing MRSRNRFSLKLRVVAGICLLGGASIVGRMYDLTVRRGEELRATGEQEKCQDKVRMAYRGPVVDRNGVVLATTVAASMVSRESRYVYDPSHAPLMAPLLGQDVKALDKLLREGRGFKWISKGVDEDTATAIRNLNIKGIGIQASQERSYPQGATAAHIIGFAGRDSVGLEGIEKLFDTEIRGEPITAHVCMDIHGGVFLNTSEDTGMNRGATVHLTLDATLQSIAEAELNKQVAEHHATAGAVVMLDPKTGEILALANAPTFDPNDVDASPVSARRNRIVTDLFEPGSTMKPFVVAAAMDAGIIQFEDKFFCENGRFKVEGWHKPIRDHHAYGWLSTTDVIRVSSNICSAKIGMMLGPRRLYDYLVAFGFDRPTGIEMPGERKGLVLPPEKWRAIHTTTISFGQGISVTALQLATAYAAIANDGVRMQPRIVRKVTDQYGSVMKYFPLQEERRVVSAEVARQMRTMMSTVVSAQGTAARAQIEGVSAAGKTGTAQKAERGGYSADRWLASFAGFLPVEEPRAVIVVMIDEPKGTVHYGGLIAAPVFKAIAESSLDYLGIERELPAPTDELDKLFESGDEQIFEASSAPTSTIPQGSGRMPDVRGMPLRSAMRALADCNCEVRVEGHGFVVASEPAAGDALPPATPVSLKLSGTL